The following are from one region of the Sandaracinus amylolyticus genome:
- a CDS encoding serine/threonine-protein kinase — MSAPTTSAPRDDAEASKLVTFGKYLLLDKIATGGMAEVWLGKTVQDDGVSDLLAIKRLLPRFSDDEEFLHMFVDEARIAGQLEHPGIVQIHELGKVGSSLYIAMEFVWGRDLLGILRRVRELSLPMEPTTIAYIGARMCEALHFAHTATGKDGKPLNVVHRDVSPQNVLVSFDGKVKLIDFGIAKAASRSTKTQAGTLKGKVGYMSPEQVRGAPMDARSDQFAAGTCLYEMLTGRPLFSRANNFEAMELVREAEVPPLEEAAPGTPAKLVEIVMRSLSKRADDRYASAHEMQKALTLFLAEAAPGYERFTLTTWLRGIFRDEMAEEKARLDVLDLIGRRPSVQPEAKRKRTNSSTRLEIGAHDLFDDDEDAETQIFEGSPLAKLEIEVRPVGPYEVFFQRDGAEDPKPSSGSHVRPLKATFRPGRTQAAESWRPPRTDLAELGPYRKPKEREAGRDTDPSPASTAEKGPATSPPPGSESEPSVMVADELRTTMRDPDSHEKALSTIPIDPEHLSLDPAEINSQVIRALLPTGKTDPAHKKAQQAASREPTGPHRASDGRRDPTTRRRIIAEGGAPRRRRSDVIFFAIAAFFMLIVGAGATYWWLAGAATSSIEVRTAPVTSGAVLIDGVSRGRVPLRVEGLSPGRHTVTIVADGYEPTVREVQLAPRASAILELPMQRASGAAATE; from the coding sequence ATGTCCGCGCCGACGACCAGCGCACCCCGTGACGACGCCGAGGCGTCGAAGCTGGTCACGTTCGGCAAGTACCTGCTGCTCGACAAGATCGCGACGGGAGGCATGGCCGAGGTGTGGCTCGGCAAGACGGTGCAGGACGACGGCGTGTCGGACCTGCTCGCGATCAAGCGCCTCCTGCCGCGCTTCTCCGACGACGAAGAGTTCCTGCACATGTTCGTCGACGAGGCGCGCATCGCGGGCCAGCTCGAGCACCCGGGGATCGTGCAGATCCACGAGCTCGGCAAGGTCGGCAGCTCGCTCTACATCGCGATGGAGTTCGTGTGGGGCCGCGATCTGCTGGGCATCCTGCGGCGGGTGCGCGAGCTCTCGCTGCCGATGGAGCCCACGACGATCGCGTACATCGGCGCGCGCATGTGCGAGGCGTTGCACTTCGCGCACACCGCGACGGGCAAGGACGGCAAGCCGCTCAACGTCGTGCACCGCGACGTGTCGCCGCAGAACGTGCTCGTCAGCTTCGACGGCAAGGTGAAGCTGATCGACTTCGGCATCGCGAAGGCCGCGTCGCGCAGCACCAAGACCCAGGCCGGCACGCTCAAGGGCAAGGTCGGCTACATGAGCCCGGAGCAGGTGCGCGGCGCGCCGATGGACGCGCGCAGCGATCAGTTCGCCGCGGGCACCTGCCTCTACGAGATGCTCACCGGGCGCCCGCTCTTCTCGCGCGCCAACAACTTCGAGGCGATGGAGCTGGTGCGCGAGGCCGAGGTGCCGCCGCTCGAGGAAGCCGCGCCCGGCACGCCCGCGAAGCTCGTCGAGATCGTGATGCGCTCGCTGAGCAAGCGCGCCGACGATCGCTATGCGAGCGCGCACGAGATGCAGAAGGCGCTCACGCTCTTCCTCGCGGAGGCGGCGCCGGGCTACGAGCGCTTCACGCTGACGACGTGGCTGCGCGGCATCTTCCGCGACGAGATGGCGGAGGAGAAGGCGCGGCTCGACGTGCTCGATCTGATCGGGCGCCGTCCGAGCGTGCAGCCCGAGGCGAAGCGCAAGCGCACCAACTCGAGCACGCGCCTCGAGATCGGCGCGCACGATCTCTTCGACGACGACGAGGACGCCGAGACGCAGATCTTCGAGGGCTCGCCGCTCGCGAAGCTCGAGATCGAAGTGCGCCCGGTCGGACCCTACGAGGTGTTCTTCCAGCGCGACGGCGCCGAGGACCCGAAGCCGAGCAGCGGCTCGCACGTGCGACCGCTCAAGGCGACGTTCCGCCCCGGGCGCACCCAGGCCGCGGAGAGCTGGCGTCCGCCGCGCACCGATCTCGCGGAGCTCGGTCCCTATCGCAAGCCCAAGGAGCGCGAGGCCGGGCGCGACACGGACCCGAGCCCGGCCTCCACCGCGGAGAAGGGCCCGGCGACCTCGCCGCCGCCCGGCAGCGAGAGCGAGCCGAGCGTGATGGTCGCGGACGAGCTGCGCACGACGATGCGCGATCCCGACTCGCACGAGAAGGCGCTCTCGACGATCCCGATCGATCCCGAGCACCTCTCGCTCGATCCCGCGGAGATCAACTCGCAGGTCATCCGCGCGCTGCTCCCGACGGGCAAGACCGATCCCGCGCACAAGAAGGCGCAGCAGGCCGCATCGCGCGAGCCGACCGGCCCGCACCGCGCGTCGGACGGCCGGCGCGATCCTACGACGCGGCGCCGCATCATCGCGGAAGGGGGCGCGCCGCGGCGCCGTCGCAGCGACGTGATCTTCTTCGCGATCGCGGCGTTCTTCATGCTCATCGTGGGCGCGGGCGCGACGTACTGGTGGCTCGCGGGCGCGGCGACGTCGTCGATCGAGGTGCGCACCGCGCCGGTGACCAGCGGTGCGGTGCTGATCGACGGAGTCTCGCGCGGCCGGGTCCCGCTGCGCGTCGAGGGGCTCTCGCCGGGCCGGCACACCGTCACGATCGTCGCCGACGGATACGAGCCCACGGTGCGTGAGGTGCAGCTCGCGCCGCGGGCCAGCGCGATCCTCGAGCTGCCGATGCAGCGCGCGAGCGGAGCCGCCGCGACCGAGTGA
- a CDS encoding exopolysaccharide biosynthesis polyprenyl glycosylphosphotransferase, translating to MASPATMPPPAIDATSLYPVADILLGAVHADTRFCDRERDAVRRCLLDLLGTRVLPVDLEQRLRDFDARRFDLESAVHAYSADPPIKRRALLAMARHVCEADGAYDLSEDAYLMALSLALSLDDQAMRGLLLGSPFDRPWAERLKRVEDIVLGAVFLAVSAPVMLACAIGVKLTSKGPALFKQRRYGLNGKEFFVYKFRSMTVAEDGAKVTQATKNDARVTKLGAFLRRSSLDELPQFLNVLMGDMSIVGPRPHAIAHNEHYKKLIDEYMLRHKVKPGITGWAQVNGWRGETDTLDKMLARVEHDLYYIQHWSLLFDIEIVLRTVFGSAVRENAY from the coding sequence ATGGCGTCCCCGGCGACCATGCCTCCTCCCGCGATCGACGCGACCTCGCTGTATCCGGTCGCCGACATCCTGCTCGGCGCAGTGCACGCCGACACGCGCTTCTGCGATCGCGAGCGCGACGCGGTGCGACGTTGTCTGCTCGACCTGCTCGGCACACGCGTGCTGCCAGTCGATCTCGAGCAGCGGCTGCGCGACTTCGACGCGCGCCGCTTCGACCTCGAGTCCGCGGTGCACGCGTACTCGGCGGACCCTCCGATCAAGCGGCGCGCGCTCCTCGCGATGGCGCGCCACGTGTGCGAGGCCGACGGCGCGTACGACCTCAGCGAGGACGCGTACCTGATGGCGCTCTCGCTCGCGCTCTCGCTCGACGATCAGGCGATGCGCGGCCTCTTGCTCGGCTCGCCCTTCGATCGTCCGTGGGCCGAGCGGCTCAAGCGCGTCGAGGACATCGTGCTCGGCGCGGTGTTTCTCGCGGTGAGCGCGCCGGTGATGCTCGCGTGCGCGATCGGCGTGAAGCTCACGAGCAAGGGCCCGGCGCTCTTCAAGCAGCGCCGCTACGGGCTCAACGGCAAGGAGTTCTTCGTCTACAAGTTCCGCAGCATGACGGTCGCGGAGGACGGCGCGAAGGTCACGCAGGCGACGAAGAACGACGCGCGCGTCACGAAGCTCGGCGCGTTCCTCCGCCGCAGCTCGCTCGACGAGCTTCCGCAGTTCCTCAACGTGCTGATGGGCGACATGTCGATCGTCGGGCCGCGCCCCCACGCGATCGCCCACAACGAGCACTACAAGAAGCTGATCGACGAGTACATGCTGCGGCACAAGGTGAAGCCCGGCATCACCGGCTGGGCCCAGGTCAACGGCTGGCGCGGCGAGACGGACACGCTCGACAAGATGCTCGCGCGCGTCGAGCACGACCTCTACTACATCCAGCACTGGAGCCTGCTCTTCGACATCGAGATCGTGCTGCGCACGGTCTTCGGCTCCGCGGTGCGGGAGAACGCGTACTGA
- a CDS encoding GAF domain-containing protein, which yields MKPTIPLDRLSRCFQGIVPGAIATCDAGGLPNVSYVSHVQVVDDRHVALSCQFFNKTRRNLDQSPLACVQIVDPLTLQAYQMRLRFLRSEREGALFESMSARLDAIASHTGMKGVFKLLSSDVFEVLEIEVLADFLVGAEPPTSEHDEPMAIPGPAGELRALQTVSARINRACDLEALLASTLAALEELFGFGHTMVLVPDGSGKRLVTIASHGYGDGGIGAEVAIGDGLVGTVAEERRVLAVAGIDAGLRYGRAIRDATRRAPSQASVRPEIPLPGLPDARSQLGLPLLVEDRLLGVLAIESRDPAAFEPWHEAFLQVLANQIASRMDHLAEHEDDDEDDESPSARRPDPDRIRISLPGGDRTRVFCFYKNDDAVFVDGEYLIRNVPGKILWKLLNAHARERRTEYSNRELRLDPWLGLPAIKDNLESRLILLRKRLEQKCPEVRIVPTRRGRFALELECAVELVERETA from the coding sequence GTGAAGCCCACGATCCCGCTCGACCGCCTCTCCCGCTGCTTCCAGGGCATCGTGCCCGGCGCGATCGCGACCTGCGACGCCGGGGGCCTGCCCAACGTCAGCTACGTGAGCCACGTGCAGGTCGTCGACGATCGCCACGTCGCGCTCTCCTGCCAGTTCTTCAACAAGACGCGGCGCAACCTCGACCAGAGCCCGCTGGCGTGCGTGCAGATCGTCGACCCGCTCACGCTGCAGGCCTACCAGATGCGCCTGCGCTTCCTGCGCAGCGAGCGCGAGGGCGCGCTCTTCGAGTCGATGTCGGCGCGCCTCGACGCGATCGCGTCGCACACCGGGATGAAGGGCGTCTTCAAGCTGCTCTCGTCCGACGTGTTCGAGGTGCTCGAGATCGAGGTGCTCGCCGACTTCCTCGTCGGCGCCGAGCCCCCGACCTCCGAGCACGACGAGCCGATGGCGATCCCCGGCCCGGCGGGCGAGCTGCGCGCGCTGCAGACCGTCTCGGCGCGCATCAACCGCGCGTGTGATCTCGAGGCGCTCCTCGCGTCGACGCTCGCCGCGCTCGAAGAGCTCTTCGGGTTCGGCCACACGATGGTCCTGGTGCCCGACGGCAGCGGCAAGCGCCTGGTCACGATCGCGAGCCACGGCTACGGCGACGGCGGCATCGGCGCCGAGGTCGCGATCGGCGACGGCCTGGTCGGCACCGTCGCCGAGGAGCGGCGCGTGCTCGCGGTCGCCGGCATCGACGCGGGCCTGCGCTACGGCCGCGCGATCCGCGACGCGACCCGCCGCGCGCCCTCGCAGGCGAGCGTGCGCCCCGAGATCCCGCTCCCCGGCCTGCCCGACGCGCGCAGCCAGCTCGGCCTGCCGCTGCTGGTCGAGGATCGCCTGCTCGGCGTGCTCGCGATCGAGAGCCGCGATCCCGCCGCGTTCGAGCCGTGGCACGAGGCCTTCCTCCAGGTCCTCGCGAACCAGATCGCGAGCCGCATGGACCACCTCGCGGAGCACGAGGACGACGACGAGGACGACGAGAGCCCGAGCGCGCGCCGCCCCGATCCCGATCGCATCCGCATCTCGCTGCCCGGCGGGGATCGCACCCGCGTCTTCTGCTTCTACAAGAACGACGACGCGGTGTTCGTCGACGGCGAGTACCTCATCCGCAACGTGCCCGGGAAGATCCTCTGGAAGCTGCTCAACGCGCACGCACGCGAGCGGCGCACCGAGTACTCGAACCGCGAGCTGCGCCTCGATCCCTGGCTCGGCCTGCCGGCGATCAAGGACAACCTCGAGAGCCGGCTCATCCTGCTGCGCAAGCGCCTCGAGCAGAAGTGCCCCGAGGTCCGCATCGTCCCGACGCGCCGCGGCCGCTTCGCGCTGGAGCTCGAGTGCGCCGTCGAGCTCGTGGAGCGCGAGACCGCCTGA
- a CDS encoding pyridoxamine 5'-phosphate oxidase family protein — translation MLSAELVDVLESGPSMLIATRDAQRMPECTRAVGVVVRGSARITIYVPRSVGARAVANLATEPRIALTFSRPHDHRTYQLKGTTTAVRDAGDDERAIVEAYRASFAVALDVVGIPRRVTMRVATWPAVAIDLDVTDVFDQTPGPAAGARLS, via the coding sequence ATGCTGTCCGCCGAGCTCGTCGACGTTCTCGAGAGCGGTCCCTCGATGTTGATCGCGACCCGCGACGCGCAGCGCATGCCCGAGTGCACGCGCGCCGTCGGCGTGGTCGTCCGTGGCTCGGCGCGCATCACGATCTACGTCCCGCGCTCGGTCGGTGCCCGCGCCGTCGCGAACCTCGCGACCGAGCCGCGCATCGCGCTCACGTTCTCGCGGCCCCACGATCACCGCACCTATCAGCTCAAGGGCACGACCACCGCGGTGCGCGACGCGGGCGACGACGAGCGCGCGATCGTCGAGGCCTATCGCGCCTCGTTCGCGGTCGCGCTCGACGTCGTCGGCATCCCGCGCCGCGTCACGATGCGGGTCGCGACCTGGCCCGCCGTCGCCATCGATCTCGACGTGACCGACGTGTTCGATCAGACGCCCGGCCCCGCCGCGGGAGCGCGCCTCTCGTGA
- a CDS encoding YcjF family protein, whose protein sequence is MTRRSDDDHPPSPPPPHHGELDDLFAIVDRLPFFGSLKKDLTHLRKLLYDRRTPRVLAIGARGSGRTSLANSLLRLPALPLGEHAASPPDAWIRIDAGGRHLDWLEVASGPLEGGRLAMVRRALDENAPDVVLVAARADAPETEGAAARETLAQIHTMLAEAKTLAAEGKAARPATIGVITHVDRVTQPEAAEIGGVRFATEDLARLDAATLALTKQLEAGTTTKVARPIPVLAGGELGGPESPVRWNLEELAAAIHDALADEAKVEAVRALAVPVEMRRELARTIVNHCAAAAVTVGLMPVPFSDAIILLPLQGVMVSGVAYLAGQPWDRRAALEWLGSVGVMGGAAFGLRWGAQQLVKLIPGAGTLVSGSVAGAGTLAIGRSAIAYFVDGPGARTPRFQLPADAATPIETPPPTE, encoded by the coding sequence ATGACCCGCCGCTCCGACGACGATCATCCGCCCTCGCCGCCGCCGCCGCACCACGGTGAGCTCGACGACCTCTTCGCGATCGTCGATCGCCTGCCCTTCTTCGGCTCGCTGAAGAAGGACCTCACCCACCTGCGCAAGCTGCTCTACGACCGCCGCACCCCGCGCGTGCTCGCGATCGGCGCCCGCGGCAGCGGCCGCACCAGCCTCGCGAACTCGCTGCTCCGCCTGCCCGCGCTCCCGCTCGGCGAGCACGCGGCATCGCCGCCCGACGCGTGGATCCGCATCGACGCCGGCGGCCGGCACCTCGACTGGCTCGAGGTCGCGAGCGGCCCGCTCGAGGGCGGTCGGCTCGCGATGGTGCGCCGCGCGCTCGACGAGAACGCGCCCGACGTGGTCCTCGTCGCGGCCCGCGCCGACGCGCCGGAGACCGAAGGCGCGGCCGCGCGCGAGACCCTCGCGCAGATCCACACGATGCTCGCCGAGGCGAAGACGCTCGCCGCCGAGGGCAAGGCCGCGCGCCCCGCGACCATCGGCGTGATCACCCACGTCGATCGCGTGACGCAGCCCGAGGCCGCGGAGATCGGCGGCGTGCGCTTCGCGACCGAGGATCTCGCGCGCCTCGACGCCGCCACGCTCGCGCTCACGAAGCAGCTCGAGGCCGGCACCACCACCAAGGTCGCGCGCCCGATCCCGGTGCTCGCGGGCGGCGAGCTCGGCGGCCCCGAGAGCCCGGTGCGCTGGAACCTCGAAGAGCTCGCGGCCGCGATCCACGACGCGCTCGCCGACGAGGCGAAGGTCGAGGCAGTGCGCGCGCTCGCGGTGCCGGTCGAGATGCGCCGCGAGCTCGCGCGCACGATCGTGAACCACTGCGCCGCGGCCGCGGTGACCGTCGGGCTCATGCCGGTCCCGTTCTCCGACGCGATCATCCTGCTCCCGCTCCAGGGCGTGATGGTCAGCGGGGTCGCGTACCTCGCGGGCCAGCCCTGGGATCGACGCGCCGCGCTCGAGTGGCTCGGCTCGGTCGGCGTGATGGGCGGCGCCGCGTTCGGTCTGCGCTGGGGCGCCCAGCAGCTCGTGAAGCTGATCCCCGGCGCGGGCACGCTCGTCTCCGGCAGCGTCGCGGGCGCGGGCACGCTCGCGATCGGCCGCAGCGCGATCGCCTACTTCGTCGACGGACCGGGCGCGCGCACGCCGCGCTTCCAGCTCCCCGCGGACGCCGCGACCCCCATCGAAACGCCCCCGCCGACCGAGTGA
- a CDS encoding ubiquinone biosynthesis protein COQ4 yields the protein MHATELPLSAPAPSAPEDPAEREAARVALEGTPLQRATMAYRALRALVADPDDTKQVFYVGLLVNRGTYPTFLARFTTDDEGARLLRERPAIDRSTVDYDALRAMPATTLGGAYARFLDAHGLDPDLFQSPPGMPEVPAYISQRMRQVHDLWHVLTGYETDVAGEVALQAFTWGNTGMASAAAVTLAAGVRFSVTDPRIVRMAVEGYRDGRRAKFLAPIRVEDHFSRELDAVRAEWGIRAVA from the coding sequence ATGCACGCGACCGAACTTCCCCTCAGCGCGCCCGCCCCGAGCGCCCCGGAAGACCCGGCAGAGCGCGAGGCCGCGCGCGTCGCGCTCGAGGGCACGCCCCTCCAGCGCGCGACGATGGCCTACCGCGCGCTGCGCGCGCTGGTCGCCGATCCCGACGACACCAAGCAGGTCTTCTACGTCGGCCTGCTCGTGAACCGCGGCACGTACCCGACCTTCCTCGCGCGCTTCACCACCGACGACGAGGGCGCGCGCCTGCTGCGCGAGCGCCCGGCGATCGATCGCTCGACCGTCGACTACGACGCGCTCCGCGCGATGCCCGCGACCACGCTCGGCGGCGCGTACGCGCGCTTCCTCGACGCCCACGGGCTCGACCCCGACCTCTTCCAGTCCCCGCCCGGCATGCCCGAGGTGCCCGCGTACATCTCGCAGCGCATGCGTCAGGTGCACGATCTCTGGCACGTGCTCACGGGCTACGAGACCGACGTCGCGGGCGAGGTCGCGCTGCAAGCGTTCACGTGGGGCAACACCGGGATGGCGAGCGCCGCCGCGGTCACGCTCGCCGCGGGCGTGCGCTTCTCGGTGACCGATCCGCGCATCGTGCGCATGGCGGTCGAGGGCTATCGCGATGGTCGCCGCGCGAAGTTCCTCGCGCCGATCCGCGTCGAGGACCACTTCTCGCGCGAGCTCGATGCGGTGCGCGCGGAGTGGGGGATCCGCGCCGTCGCCTGA
- a CDS encoding TetR/AcrR family transcriptional regulator — protein MARTPARGRTSRAAAPSPEKSAPEERGTRRRRSPEEARRLILDAAKSLLAEHGPDAVGLKEVAKAAGVSHALVSHYFGTYDALVEAALREHMLETRAEMLQRIADVAHAGPAEWVEMCFEQVAHPLSGRLVAWAILSGRMDSEDFFPRRDQGMRFVADAIEARVRAQLGEDRVPAREDVEFGILLVFSAALGYSVSRAVLWESLSKKPSAERDRWFREKLGELVTDALPVARGLAQSKSERDD, from the coding sequence ATGGCTCGCACCCCTGCCCGCGGCCGGACGTCACGCGCCGCGGCACCGTCCCCCGAGAAGAGCGCTCCCGAGGAGCGCGGCACACGTCGCCGGCGCAGCCCCGAAGAGGCGCGCCGGCTGATCCTCGATGCCGCGAAGTCGCTGCTCGCGGAGCACGGTCCGGATGCGGTCGGGCTCAAGGAGGTCGCGAAGGCCGCGGGCGTGAGCCACGCGCTCGTGTCGCACTACTTCGGCACGTACGACGCGCTGGTGGAGGCCGCGCTGCGCGAGCACATGCTCGAGACGCGCGCGGAGATGCTGCAGCGCATCGCCGACGTCGCGCACGCGGGGCCGGCCGAGTGGGTGGAGATGTGCTTCGAGCAGGTCGCGCATCCGCTCTCGGGGCGGCTTGTGGCGTGGGCGATCCTCAGCGGGCGCATGGACAGCGAGGACTTCTTCCCGCGTCGCGATCAGGGCATGCGCTTCGTCGCCGATGCGATCGAGGCGCGCGTGCGCGCGCAGCTCGGCGAGGATCGGGTGCCGGCGCGCGAGGACGTGGAGTTCGGGATCCTGCTCGTGTTCTCGGCGGCGCTCGGGTACAGCGTTTCGCGTGCGGTGCTCTGGGAGAGCCTCTCGAAGAAGCCGAGCGCGGAGCGCGATCGATGGTTCCGCGAGAAGCTCGGTGAGCTGGTGACCGACGCGCTGCCGGTCGCGCGCGGGCTCGCGCAGTCGAAGTCAGAACGCGACGACTAG
- a CDS encoding carboxymuconolactone decarboxylase family protein has product MQARTKHPVMVHPDAMKALQALAGTIEKGGVPRRTLELVHLRASQINGCSLCVDMHARTLKRADETDERLFTVSAWRESPYFTDAERAALALTEAVTRLGDRSDPVPDDVWREAARHYEEPALTALVLAIANVNVWNRLNVATRQIAGSIPR; this is encoded by the coding sequence ATGCAGGCACGCACGAAGCACCCCGTGATGGTCCACCCCGATGCGATGAAGGCGCTCCAGGCCCTCGCGGGCACGATCGAGAAGGGAGGCGTACCGCGCCGCACCCTCGAGCTCGTGCACCTGCGCGCGAGCCAGATCAACGGTTGCAGCCTCTGCGTCGACATGCACGCACGCACCCTGAAGCGCGCCGACGAGACCGACGAGCGCCTCTTCACGGTCTCGGCGTGGCGCGAGTCCCCGTACTTCACCGACGCCGAGCGCGCCGCGCTCGCGCTCACCGAAGCGGTCACGCGCCTCGGCGATCGCTCCGATCCCGTGCCCGACGACGTCTGGCGCGAGGCCGCGCGGCACTACGAAGAGCCCGCGCTCACCGCGCTCGTCCTCGCGATCGCGAACGTGAACGTGTGGAACCGCCTCAACGTCGCGACGCGCCAGATCGCCGGCTCGATCCCGCGCTGA
- a CDS encoding sigma-70 family RNA polymerase sigma factor, with protein MSEHDLLAERWSASRDHLRGVAYRMLGSLSEAEDAVQEAWLRVSRADTSTVENLRGWLTTVVARVCLDMLRSRKSRREDALEVERGGEGDPEAELVLADSVGLALLVVLETLPPAERVAFVLHDLFDLPFDEIARIVDRSEVATRQLASRARKRVQGRGAPAETAVEKQRELVEAFVGAARGGRIDALIAVLDPDVVLRADREAVPAGVSTEARGAEVVARRASQARSGYGRLALVNGAVGIVVAPRGKLRGVLTFTFGGGRIAGIEVIAAAERLRGLEIAVLPG; from the coding sequence ATGAGCGAGCACGACCTGTTGGCGGAGCGGTGGAGCGCGAGCCGGGATCACCTGCGCGGGGTCGCGTATCGGATGCTCGGGTCGCTGAGCGAGGCCGAGGACGCGGTGCAGGAGGCCTGGCTGCGCGTGAGCCGCGCGGACACCAGCACGGTCGAGAACCTCCGTGGTTGGCTGACGACCGTGGTTGCGCGGGTCTGCCTCGACATGCTGCGGTCGCGGAAGTCGCGCCGGGAGGACGCGCTCGAGGTGGAGCGGGGAGGCGAGGGCGACCCCGAGGCCGAGCTGGTGCTGGCCGACTCGGTGGGGCTCGCGCTGCTGGTGGTGCTGGAGACGCTGCCGCCGGCGGAGCGGGTCGCGTTCGTGCTGCACGATCTGTTCGATCTGCCGTTCGACGAGATCGCGCGGATCGTCGATCGCTCGGAGGTCGCGACGAGGCAGCTCGCGAGCCGCGCGCGGAAGAGGGTGCAAGGGCGAGGCGCGCCGGCGGAGACGGCGGTCGAGAAGCAGCGTGAGCTGGTCGAGGCGTTCGTCGGCGCGGCGCGCGGCGGGCGGATCGACGCGCTGATCGCGGTGTTGGATCCCGATGTGGTGCTGCGCGCGGATCGTGAGGCCGTGCCGGCGGGGGTGTCGACCGAGGCGCGGGGGGCCGAGGTGGTCGCGCGGCGCGCGTCGCAGGCTCGCTCGGGGTATGGGCGGCTCGCGCTGGTGAACGGTGCGGTGGGGATCGTCGTCGCCCCGCGGGGGAAGCTGCGCGGGGTGCTCACGTTCACGTTCGGGGGTGGGCGGATCGCGGGGATCGAGGTGATCGCGGCCGCGGAGCGGCTGCGGGGGCTGGAAATTGCGGTGCTCCCCGGGTGA
- a CDS encoding transposase, with the protein MTQPRLIEPGAVYLVTRRTVRRHHLFAPGPRMNRIFLYTLAVAAQRSGVQVHAAVLMSTHEHLVVSDPEGRLPEFLHYLHRHVALATKVLRKWDGAVWDHETTSVVELRTPHAVIEKLAYAIANPVAAALVPRARDWPGVTTRPHEIGTATWRIERPAEYFAPDDGRWPPHVELRLEMPRAARELGMRDDELRDLVAHELGALESAARAKVRETGGTFLGADRCAKLSPFRRARSFESIRSLNPTFAVGRGNHDALRDSYDRVRAFRAEYRHARRSWRAGRRDVPFPAGTWLMREQHGAEVAPARLAA; encoded by the coding sequence ATGACTCAGCCTCGTCTCATCGAGCCCGGCGCCGTGTACCTCGTCACTCGCCGCACCGTGCGCCGTCATCATCTGTTCGCGCCGGGACCGCGGATGAACCGAATCTTCCTCTACACCCTCGCAGTCGCCGCCCAGCGCTCCGGCGTCCAGGTTCATGCGGCGGTATTGATGAGCACGCACGAGCACCTCGTGGTCTCGGATCCCGAGGGTCGTCTCCCCGAGTTCCTCCACTATCTGCACCGTCACGTCGCGTTGGCGACGAAGGTTCTGCGCAAATGGGACGGCGCAGTGTGGGATCACGAGACGACGAGCGTCGTCGAGCTGCGCACTCCCCACGCAGTCATCGAGAAGCTCGCCTATGCGATCGCGAACCCCGTCGCTGCGGCCCTCGTCCCGCGGGCGAGAGACTGGCCTGGCGTGACGACGCGCCCGCACGAGATCGGGACGGCCACGTGGCGCATCGAGCGCCCCGCGGAGTACTTCGCGCCCGACGACGGCAGGTGGCCGCCACACGTCGAGCTGCGCCTCGAGATGCCGCGCGCGGCGCGCGAGCTCGGGATGCGAGACGACGAGCTGCGCGACCTCGTCGCGCACGAGCTCGGAGCGCTGGAATCCGCGGCGCGTGCGAAGGTCCGCGAGACGGGCGGGACGTTCCTGGGCGCCGACCGATGCGCGAAGCTCTCACCATTCCGGCGCGCTCGCTCGTTCGAGTCGATCCGCTCGTTGAATCCGACGTTCGCAGTCGGGCGCGGAAATCACGACGCGCTGCGTGATTCCTACGACCGGGTCCGTGCATTTCGCGCGGAGTACCGACACGCCAGACGATCGTGGCGCGCGGGACGCCGCGATGTCCCGTTTCCCGCCGGTACGTGGCTGATGCGCGAGCAACACGGTGCGGAGGTCGCACCTGCACGACTCGCGGCGTGA